In the Brassica napus cultivar Da-Ae chromosome A7, Da-Ae, whole genome shotgun sequence genome, one interval contains:
- the LOC106357192 gene encoding CLAVATA3/ESR (CLE)-related protein 10-like: protein MPTNRNRPINTISYLVVFFLLSTATAARNESNRTHGANRRFQHAYYSYPHRSCQSFSRPYARSMCIELERIHRSSRQPLFSPPPPPPPPPSPPEIDERYGVDKRLVPSGPNPLHN from the coding sequence ATGCCGACTAACCGGAACCGTCCGATCAATACCATCAGTTACCTCGTCGTGTTCTTCCTTCTTTCAACCGCAACAGCAGCAAGAAACGAGTCTAACCGAACCCACGGAGCAAACCGGAGGTTTCAACACGCGTACTACTCTTATCCTCACCGCTCATGCCAATCTTTCTCTCGTCCCTACGCACGTTCTATGTGCATTGAGCTCGAAAGAATCCACAGAAGCAGCCGACAGCCACttttctctcctcctcctcctcctcctcctcctccttctccgcCGGAGATTGACGAAAGGTACGGCGTCGACAAAAGACTCGTCCCCTCCGGTCCAAACCCGCTTCACAACTGA
- the LOC106354061 gene encoding uncharacterized protein LOC106354061: MGPAVELWKETEMAKTKTKYEKLCEKIVLWADKKTKKAKRKLHRTERGVEKTKLKALQRYTEDNERIGIIVASARAHAYERQMKEELKVKEKVNLMRTTGRSPSTCL, from the exons ATGGGACCTGCGGTGGAACTATGGAAGGAAACAGAGATGGCCAAAACGAAAACAAA GTACGAGAAACTATGCGAGAAGATTGTGTTATGGGCGGACAAGAAGACAAAAAAGGCCAAGAGAAAGCTTCATAGAACAGAG AGAGGTGTAGAGAAGACAAAGTTGAAGGCGCTGCAGAGATATACCGAAGATAACGAACGCATTGGGATCATAGTCGCGAGTGCAAGAGCACATGCATATGAGAGACAGATGAAGGAAGAGCTAAAGGTCAAGGAGAAAGTAAACCTCATGAGAACAACTGGACGTAGTCCATCTACATGCCTCTGA
- the LOC106354060 gene encoding uncharacterized protein LOC106354060: MWSFASNVIGSIGLKKDPPQPSSDDDDEVSNVSRDEEEEEEEQGLDCPICFESFNIVENVPYVLWCGHTLCQNCVFALQPAVLRLSSQDIKVPFFVSCPWCQLLSLRVVYNGVLKFPKKNFFLLWMVESLNGDRTRHGGGGGSLVSSENHQYCSNLIARPVVVDNQSQPSSRQHFSFHKSLDFFISFTSKFPFVIVFLLIVFFAIPGSLVILALYFLLTILLAVPSGLVLYFAYPILERLVNEITS; encoded by the coding sequence ATGTGGAGCTTTGCGTCGAATGTAATCGGCAGCATAGGTCTAAAGAAAGATCCACCTCAACCCTCCTCAGACGACGACGACGAGGTCTCAAATGTCAGcagagacgaagaagaagaagaagaagaacaaggaCTAGACTGTCCCATTTGCTTCGAATCATTCAACATCGTCGAGAACGTTCCTTACGTCTTATGGTGCGGCCACACTCTCTGCCAGAACTGCGTCTTTGCCCTCCAGCCCGCTGTCTTGAGACTCTCCAGCCAAGACATCAAAGTCCCCTTCTTCGTCTCCTGCCCTTGGTGTCAGCTGCTCTCCCTCAGGGTTGTCTACAACGGTGTCCTCAAGTTCCctaagaaaaacttcttccttctctggatggttgaGAGTCTCAACGGTGACAGGACGAGacacggtggtggtggtggttcgtTGGTCAGTAGTGAGAACCACCAGTACTGCAGTAATCTGATTGCAAGGCCTGTTGTTGTGGATAACCAGAGCCAACCAAGCAGCAGACAGCATTTCTCGTTTCACAAGTCTCTTgatttcttcatctccttcaccTCCAAGTTTCCGTTTGTGATCGTTTTTCTGCTGATAGTGTTCTTTGCTATACCTGGTAGCCTCGTCATTCTTGCTCTTTACTTCCTCCTCACGATTCTTCTAGCGGTTCCTTCTGGTTTGGTGCTGTATTTTGCGTACCCTATTCTGGAAAGGTTGGTTAATGAAATAACTTCATGA
- the LOC106354064 gene encoding protein GDAP2 homolog, with protein MMYQAVPTATTSRGGIPTESGDYVVTLDQIPRWSDVEQRSSSLEGGEAGDPSHSNPRYANPLASSSSEAGSSGNGMVSKFPVDHEINSRIYLWRGEPWNLEVDAVVNSTNENLDEAHSSPGLHAAAGPGLAEQCATLGGCRTGMAKVTNAYDLPARRVIHTVGPKYAVKYHTAAENALSHCYRSCLELLIDNGLQSIATDCIYTEAKNYPREPAAHVSIRTVRRFLEKHKDKISAVVFCTTTSSDTEIYKRLLPLYFPRDEHEEEVAISKLPADVGDENGETVIDERKIRIQALPNKPQDRSFPALVQRSSTDLALVRRNSNHLDSYLDPTFMSLIKDPDERRQEQWEKTAQAQSGFNFVKLLGFGDLGGPPLSAAEEYSLHSRYLAKANSLNLSEIAEMKIVYRGGVDTEGHPVMVVVGAHFLLRCLDLERFVLYVVKEFEPLIQKPYSIVYFHSAASLQVQPDLGWMKRLQQILGRKHQRNLQAIYVLHPTLQLKATILAMQMFVNNVVWKKVVYADRLLQLFKYVPREQLTIPDFVFQHDLEVNGGKGLIVDPRTKYVYQRP; from the exons ATGATGTATCAGGCGGTTCCCACGGCAACAACCTCTCGCGGTGGGATTCCAACGGAGAGCGGTGATTACGTTGTGACTCTGGATCAGATTCCAAGATGGAGTGATGTTGAGCAGAGGTCTTCGTCCCTCGAGGGTGGTGAAGCAGGTGATCCATCACATTCTAATCCTCGCTACGCAAACCCTTTGGCTTCTTCGTCTTCTGAAGCGGGAAGCAGCGGGAATGGGATGGTTTCTAAGTTTCCTGTTGATCACGAGATTAACTCCAGGATCTATCTTTGGAGAGGGGAACCGTGGAACCTTGAGGTTGATGCTGTTGTCAACTCTACAAATGAG AACTTGGATGAAGCACATAGTAGTCCTGGTCTACATGCGGCTGCTGGTCCTGGTCTTGCAGAACAATGTGCTACTTTG GGTGGATGCAGGACAGGGATGGCCAAAGTAACAAATGCATATGATCTACCAGCGAG GAGGGTTATCCATACAGTAGGACCCAAGTATGCAGTAAAGTATCACACAGCTGCGGAGAATGCTCTAAGTCACTGCTATAGATCTTGCCTAGAGCTTCTCATAGACAATGGGCTTCAAAG TATTGCTACGGACTGTATATACACAGAAGCCAAAAACTATCCCCGAGAACCAGCTGCTCATGTTTCCATAA GAACTGTTCGTCGCTTTCTTGAGAAGCATAAAGATAAAATCAGCGCCGTTGTTTTCTGTACCACCACATCCTCTGATACCGAGATATACAAAAG ATTACTTCCACTTTACTTCCCTCGTGATGAGCACGAGGAGGAGGTAGCTATCTCAAAGCTCCCTGCTGACGTTGGGGATGAAAATGGTGAGACTGTTATAGACGAACGTAAGATCAGAATACAAGCACTTCCAAATAAACCTCAAGACAGGTCTTTTCCAGCTCTAGTCCAGCGCTCTTCCACTGATCTTGCTTTGGTACGAAG GAACTCAAATCATCTTGATTCGTATTTGGATCCCACCTTCATGTCTTTGATTAAAGATCCAGATGAAAGGCGCCAAGAACAATGGGAGAAGACTGCACAAGCACAGAGTGGATTCAATTTTGTCAAGTTACTAGGGTTTGGTGATCTTGGGGGACCCCCTCTCTCTGCTGCAGAGGAATACTCACTTCATTCGAGATACCTAGCAAAAGCTAATTCTCTCAACCTTTCAGAAATTGCAGAAATGAAAATTGT GTACCGAGGTGGTGTTGACACCGAGGGTCATCCTGTAATGGTTGTTGTAGGAGCTCACTTTTTGCTACGATGCCTTGATCTGGAGCGTTTTGTGCTTTATGTTGTAAAA GAATTTGAACCTTTGATACAAAAGCCTTACTCGATTGTCTATTTCCATTCTGCAGCATCTTTACAAGT CCAACCAGATTTGGGATGGATGAAAAGATTACAACAAATACTTGGCCGCAAACACCAGCGTAACCTTCAG GCAATATATGTTCTTCATCCAACTTTACAATTGAAGGCGACAATCTTAGCAATGCAAATGTTCGTGAACAATGTG GTCTGGAAGAAAGTTGTCTATGCGGACCGTCTTCTCCAGCTTTTCAAATACGTTCCTCGCGAGCAGCTGACAATCCCAGACTTTGTCTTCCA GCATGATCTTGAAGTCAACGGAGGAAAAGGTCTTATCGTTGACCCAAGAACCAAATATGTCTACCAACGTCCATGA
- the LOC106354063 gene encoding putative pentatricopeptide repeat-containing protein At1g69350, mitochondrial: MTQYMPLFRSCSSLRTLTQLHAHLLVAGRLRHDPLPVTKLIESYTYMGSPHSSRLVFESFPYPDSFMYGVLIKCNVWCHLFDAAIDLYHRLVSEKTQISKFVFPSVLRACAGSRERLGVGEKVHGRIVKSGVDGDDVIETSLLCMYGQTGNLSDAEKVFDGMSVRDLVAWSTLVSSCLENGEVVEALRVFKCMVGDDGVEPDAVTMISVVEGCGEVGCLRTAKSVHGMITRKMFDFDETLCNSLLSMYSKCGDLLSAERIFELIVNKSAVSWTAVISSYNRGGVYEKALRSFGEMLKHGVEPNLVTLYSVLSSCGLLKLVREGKSVHGFAVRRELDPNYESLSPALVELYAECGRLTDSEAVLHVVGDRNIVSWNSLISLYANKGMEIEALCLFRQMVTRLMRPDSFTLASSISSCVNDGLVRLGKQIHGHVVRTDVSDEFVQNSMIDMYSKNGLMDSACAVFGQIKDRSVVTWNSMLCGFSQNGNSLEAINLFDYMYRNCLKMSEVTFLAVIQACSSIGSLEKGRWVHHKLILCGVKDLFTETALIDMYAKCGDLNAAETVFKAMSSRSIVSWSSMINAYGMHGCIDSAMSTFNQMVESGTKPNEVVFMNILSACGHSGSVKEGKLYFNLMKSFGISPNSEHYACFIDLLSRSGDLKEAYRTIKEMPSLADASVWGSLVNGCRIHQRMDIIKAIKKDLSEIVTDDTGYYTLLSNIYAEEGEWEEFRRMRSAMKSLRLKKVPGYSSIEIDQKVYRFGAGEELCFGTEEIYMCLRNLQHVTLEADCLQINE, from the coding sequence ATGACGCAGTACATGCCATTGTTTAGATCATGCTCGAGTTTACGAACACTAACCCAACTCCACGCTCACCTCCTCGTCGCCGGCCGTCTCCGTCACGACCCTCTTCCCGTAACAAAGCTCATCGAGTCCTACACTTACATGGGCTCTCCCCACTCGTCGAGACTCGTCTTCGAGTCCTTCCCTTACCCTGACTCCTTCATGTACGGCGTCCTCATCAAATGCAACGTTTGGTGCCACTTGTTCGACGCAGCCATTGATCTTTACCACAGGTTGGTTTCTGAGAAGACGCAGATCAGCAAGTTCGTGTTCCCGTCTGTACTGAGAGCTTGCGCTGGCTCGAGAGAGCGTTTAGGTGTTGGTGAGAAAGTCCACGGGAGGATTGTTAAGAGCGGTGTAGACGGTGACGATGTGATAGAGACGTCTCTGTTGTGTATGTATGGTCAGACCGGGAATTTAAGCGATGCGGAGAAGGTGTTCGATGGAATGTCTGTGAGGGATCTTGTGGCTTGGAGTACTCTTGTTTCTAGTTGTTTGGAGAATGGTGAGGTGGTGGAGGCGTTGCGGGTGTTTAAATGTATGGTTGGTGATGATGGTGTGGAGCCCGATGCTGTGACGATGATTAGTGTGGTTGAAGGATGTGGTGAGGTTGGATGCTTGAGAACGGCCAAGTCAGTTCATGGAATGATAACGAGGAAGATGTTTGATTTTGATGAAACGTTATGCAACTCTCTGCTTTCTATGTATAGTAAGTGTGGGGACTTGCTTAGCGCGGAGAGGATCTTTGAATTGATAGTTAATAAGAGTGCTGTTTCGTGGACTGCTGTTATCTCTAGCTACAACCGAGGCGGGGTTTATGAGAAAGCATTGAGAAGTTTCGGTGAGATGTTAAAGCATGGTGTTGAGCCGAATTTGGTCACACTTTATAGCGTTTTGAGCTCTTGTGGATTGTTAAAGTTGGTTAGAGAAGGCAAGTCTGTCCACGGTTTTGCAGTTAGACGAGAGCTAGATCCGAACTACGAGTCTCTTTCTCCTGCCTTAGTCGAGCTCTACGCTGAATGCGGGAGGTTAACCGACTCCGAGGCGGTTCTACATGTGGTTGGTGATAGAAATATTGTGTCGTGGAACTCTCTTATATCTCTATACGCAAATAAAGGTATGGAGATCGAGGCGTTGTGTTTGTTTAGACAGATGGTGACACGGCTGATGAGACCTGACTCGTTCACTTTAGCAAGCTCAATCTCGTCATGCGTGAATGATGGTTTAGTCCGGCTAGGGAAACAGATTCACGGACATGTTGTTAGGACCGATGTTTCTGACGAGTTTGTGCAGAACTCGATGATAGACATGTACTCTAAAAACGGACTTATGGATTCAGCATGTGCGGTGTTTGGTCAAATCAAAGATAGGAGCGTTGTGACATGGAACTCAATGCTCTGTGGATTTTCTCAGAATGGTAACTCCTTAGAGGCGATTAACCTCTTCGACTATATGTATAGAAACTGTCTCAAGATGAGTGAAGTTACATTCTTGGCGGTTATACAAGCTTGCTCAAGCATAGGTTCACTGGAGAAAGGGAGATGGGTTCACCATAAGCTTATTCTTTGTGGTGTAAAAGATCTTTTCACTGAGACAGCTCTCATTGACATGTATGCTAAATGTGGAGATCTCAACGCAGCTGAAACCGTTTTCAAGGCCATGTCGAGTAGGAGCATTGTCTCATGGAGTAGTATGATCAACGCCTACGGTATGCACGGGTGTATTGACTCAGCCATGTCTACATTCAATCAGATGGTGGAATCAGGAACTAAACCTAACGAAGTTGTTTTCATGAACATTCTCTCTGCTTGTGGTCACTCTGGTTCAGTGAAAGAAGGTAAACTCTACTTCAACTTGATGAAAAGCTTCGGCATCTCACCGAACTCGGAGCATTACGCCTGTTTCATCGATCTTTTGAGCCGTTCTGGTGATCTCAAAGAAGCATATAGAACCATCAAGGAAATGCCTTCCCTAGCTGACGCTAGCGTTTGGGGTTCTCTGGTCAATGGTTGCAGAATCCATCAGAGAATGGATATCATCAAAGCCATAAAGAAAGATCTTTCGGAGATAGTAACCGACGACACGGGCTATTACACTCTCTTGTCCAATATATATGCTGAGGAAGGCGAATGGGAGGAGTTCAGGAGAATGAGATCGGCTATGAAGAGTTTGCGTCTTAAGAAAGTTCCTGGCTACAGCTCAATAGAGATTGATCAAAAAGTTTACAGATTTGGAGCTGGGGAAGAACTCTGTTTCGGAACAGAGGAAATCTACATGTGTCTTAGGAATCTTCAACATGTAACTCTTGAAGCAGATTGTTTACAGATTAATGAATGA
- the LOC106354062 gene encoding uncharacterized protein LOC106354062 yields the protein MVHRESFLSSMKDLSQDSNTCSRSGDNKNVQYNQNGFSMRAPPPEESHFGNERDFLKQTMLQHEAVFKNQVHELHRLYRTQKSLMDEVKGNNNQSEHTPESAIKRDLPAFLLGKPVCGGEGSSSQACNNVPMANGVSSKDEEEVRPVKVRRRMIDLQLPADEYLDDADCPQEAGRGNNASHLNGSSSVMKNQNGLTDLNEPVQCQDGPSSRDVYSLYGKNIVHAQRQWLETNTSQNGWMVLEAGRGKSIPRENLCVPSQPVQVLANHAFGYPPSTDQRRLLSGEWEARQRNPEVSYDSYVESSVASNAPSLTNGGYRPEPSRTWSHWISNRSNGSVQKPLPFQTNPLLSYSTQARADSNSEMRRRGGFEGVYQGFSSGLKETAFGVPPSNLNHFNNGPNGAVTNGSLKHQSFESLQGPKRQECSAGLPWLKPNPPNKNGLTNGGFDLNASADGSSNVSPPNGLGRAEMASSLSSGKILGYPISHKRSIWECNSSFNSPPVSLKEANTLVNRNFDINLPCDASVAEDVESKKAATNRNYIDLNICASEDESPGLCSKPRVETRATPLIDLEAPPALESEDEGERTPEKRDEAGETLDELIKGAAEAIVTISLSHNPDEAASSTTDAAAKDPLSWFVNTIASCGGDLEKRLDACLEGCREECSSGEVDYFEAMTLNLPPTKEEDYMPAPLVPEHLKFEGTDSIGINKPRRGQARRGRPRRDFQRDVLPGLASLSRLEVTEDLQMFEGLMKATGYSWNSGVARRSSNRGGSSRGRKRLISNVNGAPVCSSLEGPVDNSNVQMVGLEDRSLTGWGNATRRPRRQRCPAGSTPPTVILT from the exons ATGGTTCACCGTGAAAGCTTCTTGTCTTCAATGAAGGATCTCAGCCAAGATTCAAACACTTGCAGCCGGTCGGGAGATAATAAAAATGTGCAATATAATCAGAATGGTTTCTCGATGAGAGCTCCTCCCCCGGAGGAATCTCACTTTGGAAACGAGAGAGATTTTCTTAAGCAAACTATGCTTCAGCACGAAGCCGTTTTCAAGAATCAG GTTCATGAACTTCACCGTTTGTATAGAACGCAAAAGAGCTTGATGGATGAAGTTAAAGGAAACAACAACCAGTCTGAACACACACCGGAGAGTGCCATCAAACGCGACCTGCCTGCGTTTCTCTTGGGAAAACCGGTGTGTGGTGGTGAAGGAAGCAGCTCCCAAGCTTGCAACAACGTTCCCATGGCGAATGGTGTTAGCTCAAAGGACGAGGAGGAGGTTAGGCCTGTGAAGGTCAGGAGAAGAATGATTGATCTTCAACTCCCCGCGGATGAGTATCTCGATGATGCAGACTGTCCTCAAGAAGCTGGAAGAGGCAACAATGCTTCTCATCTGAACGGTTCTTCTTCGGTTATGAAGAACCAAAATGGGTTAACTGACTTGAACGAGCCTGTCCAGTGCCAAGATGGTCCTTCTTCCAGGGATGTATACTCTCTTTATGGCAAAAACATTGTACATGCGCAACGCCAGTGGTTGGAAACGAATACTAGTCAAAACGGATGGATGGTTCTAGAAGCAG GGCGTGGAAAAAGCATTCCAAGAGAGAACTTATGTGTGCCTTCACAGCCAGTACAAGTTCTTGCTAACCATGCATTTGGCTATCCTCCTTCAACTGATCAGAGGAGGTTGTTATCCGGCGAATGGGAAGCTCGTCAAAGGAATCCTGAAGTTTCCTATGATAGCTATGTGGAATCAAGCGTGGCATCAAATGCTCCAAGCTTGACTAATGGTGGCTACCGCCCTGAACCTAGCAGAACTTGGAGCCACTGGATTTCAAACCGGAGTAACGGCTCAGTTCAGAAACCTTTGCCGTTTCAAACGAATCCACTCTTGAGTTATAGTACGCAAGCAAGAGCAGATTCAAACTCTGAGATGAGAAGACGTGGCGGCTTTGAAGGGGTTTACCAAGGGTTCTCTTCAGGGTTGAAGGAAACTGCCTTTGGTGTACCACCAAGTAACCTTAACCATTTTAACAATGGTCCAAATGGGGCTGTTACAAATGGTTCTTTGAAGCATCAGAGCTTTGAAAGTCTTCAAGGACCAAAAAGACAGGAATGCTCTGCTGGGTTGCCCTGGTTAAAACCTAACCCCCCTAACAAAAACGGACTAACCAATGGCGGTTTTGATTTGAATGCTTCTGCTGATGGCTCGAGTAATGTATCTCCTCCCAACGGTTTGGGACGGGCTGAAATGGCTAGTTCATTGAGTAGTGGAAAGATTCTTGGATACCCTATCTCTCATAAGCGTTCTATTTGGGAGTGCAACTCTTCCTTTAACTCTCCCCCTGTGTCTCTCAAGGAAGCAAACACTTTGGTGAATAGAAACTTCGACATTAACTTGCCATGTGACGCCTCGGTTGCTGAAGATGTTGAAAGTAAAAAAGCTGCCACTAACAGGAACTACATTGACTTGAATATATGTGCTAGTGAGGATGAAAGTCCCGGCTTGTGTTCCAAACCAAGAGTGGAAACAAGAGCAACTCCTTTAATAGATTTGGAAGCTCCCCCGGCTCTCGAGAGTGAAGACGAAGGGGAGAGAACGCCAGAGAAGAGAGATGAAGCTGGAGAGACTCTTGATGAACTCATCAAGGGAGCAGCAGAAGCTATAGTCACCATCTCACTGTCTCATAATCCTGACGAAGCTGCTTCCTCTACGACCGATGCAGCTGCTAAAGACCCGCTCTCTTGGTTTGTGAACACAATTGCTTCTTGCGGCGGTGATTTAGAAAAGAGGCTTGATGCTTGTTTAGAAGGCTGCCGTGAGGAGTGTTCTTCAGGGGAGGTTGATTACTTCGAGGCAATGACTCTGAACTTACCaccaacaaaagaagaagactacATGCCAGCGCCTCTAGTCCCTGAACATCTGAAATTCGAGGGGACGGATTCTATAGGCATCAACAAGCCAAGGAGAGGACAAGCAAGACGAGGAAGACCAAGAAGGGATTTCCAAAGGGATGTTCTCCCTGGACTTGCTTCTCTGTCTAGGCTCGAAGTAACAGAAGATCTTCAAATGTTTGAGGGACTTATGAAAGCCACAGGCTACAGCTGGAACTCAGGAGTGGCTAGAAGAAGCTCAAACCGAGGTGGGTCTAGCCGAGGAAGGAAAAGGCTGATCAGCAACGTCAACGGAGCTCCGGTTTGTTCCTCTTTGGAGGGGCCAGTAGATAACAGTAATGTACAAATGGTGGGACTTGAAGATAGGAGCCTTACCGGGTGGGGAAACGCAACCAGAAGACCAAGGAGACAAAGATGCCCTGCAGGTAGTACTCCACCAACTGTGATCTTAACATAA
- the LOC106354066 gene encoding chorismate mutase 3, chloroplastic-like, translated as MEAMLLNPTFYNPPPSLNLANYSRPVSYFSRKSRFGPPGSLSIRHSAVSPIRYSRSLRVDESESLTLDSIRHTLIRQEDSIIFNLLERAQYRYNPDTYDEDAFAMEGFQGSLVEFMVRETEQLHAKVDRYKSPDEHPFFPQCLPEPILPPIQYPQVLHHCADSININKKVWNMYFRHLLPRLVNPGDDGNCGSAAVCDTMCLQILSKRIHFGKFVAEAKFRENPATYETAIREQDRTQLLRLLTYEAVEEVIKKRVETKARIFGQDITINEPKTGAGAGADPSYKINPSLVAKLYGERIMPLTKEVQIEYLLRRLD; from the exons ATGGAGGCTATGCTACTCAACCCCACTTTTTACAATCCGCCGCCAAGCCTCAATCTCGCCAACTATTCTAGACCCGTCTCGTATTTTTCCCGTAAATCGAGATTTGGACCACCTGGATCTCTCTCCATCCGACACTCCGCAGTTTCGCCGATCCG ATACTCGAGGAGTCTAAGGGTGGACGAGAGCGAGAGCTTGACACTTGACAGCATAAGACACACTTTGATTCGTCAAGAAGACAGCATCATCTTTAACCTTCTTGAGCGAGCTCAGTATCGCTACAACCCTGACACATACGACGAAGATGCTTTTGCTATGGAAGGGTTTCAAGgatctttggtcgagtttatgGTCAGAGAGACTGAACAACTCCATGCTAAGGTGGACAGGTACAAGAGTCCAGATGAACATCCCTTTTTCCCACAATGCTTGCCTGAGCCAATCCTTCCCCCTATTCAATACCCACAG GTACTGCATCACTGTGCTGATTCGATAAACATCAACAAGAAGGTGTGGAACATGTACTTCAGACATCTTCTTCCCAGGCTGGTCAATCCAGGGGACGATGGTAACTGTGGTTCAGCTGCTGTCTGTGACACAATGTGTTTGCAGATTCTTTCAAAGAGAATCCACTTCGGTAAATTCGTTGCTGAGGCCAAGTTTCGTGAGAATCCAGCTACCTATGAAACAGCCATCCGAGAACAA GACCGGACACAACTGTTGCGACTTCTGACGTATGAAGCAGTTGAAGAAGTAATCAAGAAAAGAGTTGAGACTAAAGCCAGAATTTTCGGTCAAGACATAACGATCAACGAGCCAAAGACTGGAGCTGGAGCCGGAGCTGATCCTTCATACAAAATCAACCCTAGCTTAGTTGCTAAACTCTATGGTGAAAGAATCATGCCCCTCACAAAGGAAGTCCAAATTGAGTACTTGCTTAGGAGGCTTGATTGA